A region of Blattabacterium cuenoti STAT DNA encodes the following proteins:
- a CDS encoding Mrp/NBP35 family ATP-binding protein, giving the protein MFYKEIEKALENVIIDNKNIVESGLVKKIDLLNNEIKICLSLPNPAMHIKKNLIKEITRSIRNRNILDTIQIKIEIESNSYKKIKSGIKNIIAIASGKGGVGKSTVATNIAVSLVQMGFHVGLLDADIYGPSIPLMFNIKEESVKLQHQNGMMNPITSYGVKIISIGFFSKYGQAIVWRGPMVTKVLRQFLYETNWGELDFLIVDFPPGTGDIHLSLLQEISLKGVVIVSTSQKIALSDVNRSVGMFRIGSIYVPILGIIENMSYVISKETKKKCYFFGKNGVKNFSKEMNIFFIGEIPMLQTIREYSDLGIPIVLENKKISNLFINITKNMIKQIK; this is encoded by the coding sequence ATGTTTTATAAAGAAATTGAAAAAGCGTTAGAAAATGTTATTATTGATAATAAAAACATTGTAGAATCTGGTTTGGTAAAAAAAATAGATTTATTAAATAATGAAATAAAAATTTGTTTGAGTTTACCTAATCCTGCTATGCATATAAAAAAGAATCTTATTAAAGAGATTACCCGTTCTATAAGAAATCGAAATATTTTAGATACAATCCAAATAAAAATAGAAATAGAATCAAATTCATATAAAAAAATAAAATCTGGAATAAAAAATATAATAGCTATAGCTTCTGGAAAAGGAGGAGTCGGAAAATCAACAGTAGCAACAAATATAGCGGTTTCTTTAGTTCAAATGGGTTTTCATGTTGGATTATTAGATGCGGATATTTATGGTCCGTCTATTCCATTAATGTTTAATATTAAAGAGGAATCTGTGAAATTACAACATCAAAATGGAATGATGAATCCTATTACTAGTTATGGAGTTAAAATTATATCTATAGGTTTTTTTTCAAAATATGGACAAGCTATTGTTTGGAGAGGACCTATGGTTACTAAAGTTTTGAGACAATTTTTATATGAAACTAATTGGGGAGAATTAGATTTTTTAATTGTAGATTTTCCACCAGGAACAGGAGATATTCATTTATCTCTTTTACAAGAGATTTCATTAAAAGGGGTTGTTATAGTAAGTACATCTCAAAAAATAGCATTGTCGGATGTCAATCGATCTGTAGGAATGTTTCGTATTGGATCTATTTATGTTCCCATACTTGGGATTATAGAAAATATGTCTTATGTTATTTCAAAAGAAACTAAAAAAAAATGCTATTTTTTTGGAAAAAATGGAGTAAAAAATTTTTCAAAGGAAATGAATATTTTTTTTATTGGAGAAATTCCTATGTTACAAACAATACGAGAATATTCAGATTTAGGAATTCCTATTGTTTTAGAAAACAAAAAAATTTCTAACCTATTCATCAATATAACGAAAAATATGATAAAACAAATAAAATAA